A portion of the Acidisarcina polymorpha genome contains these proteins:
- a CDS encoding site-2 protease family protein encodes MSPQEIVIKLFQFAILLFALSLHEASHAWMASRLGDQTARMLGRVTLNPIKHIDPIGTLLFPLIAMFSGIPLLGWAKPTPVTGRNFRNYKRDDILVTLAGPCSNLLAAFAFVILLVVIAKTSQLGNDVVHQVASGQINVFQSTIMLPVVLFCYFGIIINLFLTAFNLLPLPPLDGSHIFRHMLPYSWTAMYDRLGMISLFLMIFFGGRVVGFVVSPVLFAIRSMLFSL; translated from the coding sequence ATGAGTCCACAAGAGATCGTCATCAAGCTGTTTCAATTTGCAATTCTCCTGTTCGCGTTGAGCCTCCATGAGGCTTCGCACGCCTGGATGGCTTCGCGGTTGGGCGATCAGACGGCGCGCATGCTTGGCCGAGTCACCCTGAATCCAATCAAGCATATCGATCCGATCGGCACGCTTCTTTTCCCCTTAATTGCGATGTTCTCTGGAATTCCTCTGCTCGGTTGGGCGAAGCCGACGCCGGTAACCGGACGTAATTTCAGGAATTATAAGCGTGACGATATTCTGGTGACGCTCGCCGGCCCGTGCAGCAATCTGCTGGCGGCCTTTGCCTTCGTAATCCTGCTGGTGGTGATCGCGAAGACCTCGCAGCTTGGCAATGATGTCGTGCACCAGGTGGCATCGGGCCAAATTAACGTCTTTCAAAGCACCATCATGCTGCCGGTCGTGCTGTTCTGCTACTTTGGCATCATCATCAATCTCTTCCTGACGGCCTTCAACCTGCTGCCGCTTCCGCCGCTCGACGGCAGCCACATCTTCCGGCACATGCTGCCGTATAGCTGGACGGCGATGTACGATCGGCTCGGCATGATCAGCCTCTTCCTGATGATCTTCTTCGGGGGCCGGGTGGTCGGATTCGTGGTGAGCCCAGTGCTCTTCGCAATTCGATCCATGTTGTTTTCGCTCTAG
- the trpS gene encoding tryptophan--tRNA ligase — protein sequence MTTSSETSLSDASLAAESGNRKRVLSGMRPTGKLHLGNYMGALHNWVGMQDEYECYFFIADYHALTTDYADPSSVKQNTLEVGMDFLAAGLDPERSALFIQSHVVQHAELHLLLSMITSLGWLERVPSYKEQQENIVGKDLTTYGFLGYPLLQSADILVYQPQFVPVGQDQAAHVELTREIARRFNGYYCGKKSEDLSEVLPEPQALLTPSPKLPGTDGRKMSKSYGNFILLTDPEDEIRKKLKTMVTDPARVRRSDPGNPDKCPVGDLHKVFSSPETLAKVYEGCTTAGIGCIECKGWAADSIVAALRPIQERRRPFEENPELVWEILEDGGAKARKRAEQTMVEVREVMGLSPRRRGSIGT from the coding sequence GTGACGACTTCTTCTGAAACATCTTTGAGCGATGCAAGCCTGGCGGCTGAATCCGGTAACAGAAAGCGCGTGCTGAGTGGCATGCGGCCGACCGGCAAGCTGCACCTGGGCAACTATATGGGCGCGCTGCATAACTGGGTCGGCATGCAGGACGAGTACGAATGCTACTTCTTCATCGCCGACTATCATGCGCTCACGACCGACTATGCTGATCCCTCCAGCGTAAAGCAGAACACGCTTGAAGTGGGCATGGACTTTCTGGCCGCCGGCCTCGATCCCGAGCGCAGCGCACTGTTTATTCAGAGCCACGTCGTGCAGCATGCCGAACTGCACTTGCTATTGTCCATGATCACCTCTCTGGGATGGTTGGAGCGCGTTCCTTCTTATAAGGAGCAGCAGGAGAACATTGTCGGCAAGGACCTGACGACTTATGGATTTCTCGGTTATCCGCTATTGCAGTCGGCAGACATTCTTGTGTATCAGCCGCAATTTGTGCCGGTCGGACAGGATCAGGCCGCGCACGTCGAGCTGACACGGGAGATTGCGAGGCGGTTTAACGGCTACTACTGTGGAAAGAAATCCGAAGATTTGAGTGAGGTTCTTCCCGAACCACAAGCCCTGCTGACTCCATCCCCAAAGCTTCCTGGCACGGATGGCCGCAAGATGTCCAAGAGCTACGGAAATTTCATTCTGCTCACCGATCCCGAAGATGAAATCCGCAAGAAACTGAAGACCATGGTGACCGACCCGGCGCGAGTGCGGCGGAGCGATCCCGGCAATCCCGACAAGTGTCCGGTTGGCGACCTGCATAAGGTCTTTTCGAGTCCGGAGACACTCGCTAAAGTGTACGAAGGCTGCACCACTGCCGGCATCGGCTGTATCGAGTGCAAAGGCTGGGCCGCCGATTCGATCGTGGCCGCGTTGAGGCCAATTCAGGAACGGCGTAGACCTTTTGAAGAGAATCCCGAGCTGGTTTGGGAGATCCTCGAAGATGGGGGAGCCAAGGCAAGAAAGCGCGCCGAGCAGACGATGGTTGAGGTCCGCGAGGTGATGGGGCTTTCGCCGCGGCGCCGAGGCTCGATCGGCACATGA
- a CDS encoding segregation and condensation protein A has protein sequence MTEANANPNAAARVDAKAPYEKTASDLKKEAANVSPFSVSVGQVYDGPLDLLLDLIRKQDIDIYDIPIAKITAQFLSYVEGLKQTDIDVAGEFIYTASLLIHIKSKMLLPRSPAESGDAETEDPRRELVERLLEHERFKNAAQMLAQKQQIENATWSNPQMREFLNADGPGQDIVQEIAADTVDLVRVFRQVLERARTRPVLDVEEDTVTVGKMIEVVRRRLVMEDKPIALRRLLANTRSERALICMFLALLELVRLQAILLRQEQNFSDILIKKHADFESVLNARMADAREEWD, from the coding sequence ATGACCGAAGCAAACGCCAACCCGAATGCGGCTGCCAGAGTAGACGCGAAAGCGCCCTATGAGAAGACCGCCTCCGACCTGAAGAAGGAGGCAGCGAACGTTTCGCCGTTTTCGGTGAGCGTGGGTCAGGTCTACGACGGTCCTCTCGATCTGCTGCTGGACCTCATTCGCAAGCAAGACATCGACATCTACGACATACCCATCGCGAAGATTACTGCGCAGTTCCTCTCCTACGTCGAAGGATTGAAGCAGACCGACATCGATGTTGCCGGCGAGTTCATCTACACCGCCTCGCTGCTGATTCATATCAAGAGCAAGATGCTGCTGCCGCGATCACCAGCGGAATCGGGCGACGCCGAGACTGAAGATCCTCGCCGTGAACTGGTGGAGCGGCTGCTTGAACACGAACGCTTCAAGAATGCGGCGCAGATGCTGGCGCAAAAGCAGCAGATCGAGAACGCGACCTGGAGCAACCCGCAGATGCGCGAGTTCCTCAACGCTGATGGCCCAGGGCAGGACATTGTCCAGGAGATCGCCGCTGACACCGTGGATCTGGTCCGCGTCTTTCGGCAAGTCCTGGAGCGGGCGCGAACTCGCCCTGTCCTCGATGTCGAGGAAGACACGGTGACCGTGGGAAAGATGATCGAGGTTGTGCGCAGGCGATTAGTTATGGAGGACAAGCCCATAGCGCTGCGGCGGCTGCTGGCGAACACCCGCTCTGAGCGCGCCTTGATCTGCATGTTCCTGGCGCTGCTGGAACTCGTGCGGCTGCAGGCGATTCTACTCAGGCAGGAACAGAACTTCAGTGACATCCTGATCAAGAAGCACGCTGATTTCGAAAGTGTACTCAACGCGCGCATGGCCGACGCTCGCGAAGAATGGGATTAG
- a CDS encoding MFS transporter has protein sequence MAESVQSLPRKNILTHTPLMALAVAAFGIGTSEFIIMGLLPNLADSFQVSIPKAGILVTAYALSVTVGSPVVALATARLERKRALLLLLGVFILGNLACAAAPTYNMLFLARVLTALSHGAFFGIGSVVASNLVASNQRAQAIAIMFSGLTLANVLGVPAGTALGQAFGWRASFWAIVPIGLIAAVAVFWLVPRQPKVSSELIHEFRVLRNPRVLLVLAMSVLGSASLFCVFTYIAPTLEKVTAISPHGVTLVLLLFGIGITVGNLAGGALSDWRPMRFLVMSLLALLLALTCLYFAEPFAVPMVVSVLVWGALVFAAGTPLQARIVEQASAAPNLASTLNQGAFNLGNASGATLGGALLTAGFSYRQLPIASGIVTVCMLVLALWSAHLDRKHRVALEAGELTLG, from the coding sequence ATGGCAGAGTCTGTACAGAGTCTTCCCCGGAAGAATATTCTGACGCACACCCCTTTGATGGCGCTGGCAGTCGCCGCCTTCGGCATTGGAACTTCGGAATTCATCATCATGGGACTGCTGCCGAACTTGGCGGACAGCTTTCAGGTGAGCATCCCCAAGGCCGGCATATTGGTCACGGCTTATGCGCTGAGCGTCACCGTGGGATCGCCGGTGGTGGCGTTGGCGACTGCGAGGTTAGAGCGCAAACGGGCTCTACTCCTGCTGCTGGGCGTCTTCATCCTGGGTAATCTCGCCTGTGCAGCGGCTCCGACGTACAACATGTTGTTTTTAGCGCGGGTGTTGACGGCGCTTTCGCACGGCGCGTTCTTTGGCATTGGCAGCGTGGTCGCTTCGAACCTGGTCGCGAGCAACCAGCGGGCGCAAGCCATCGCGATAATGTTTTCGGGGCTGACGTTGGCCAATGTCCTGGGAGTGCCGGCGGGAACCGCTCTGGGACAGGCATTTGGTTGGCGGGCTTCCTTCTGGGCGATTGTGCCGATTGGGTTGATCGCTGCCGTGGCGGTTTTCTGGCTGGTTCCAAGGCAGCCAAAGGTCAGCAGTGAACTCATCCACGAATTTCGTGTCTTGCGGAATCCGCGAGTGCTGCTGGTGCTGGCGATGAGCGTCCTCGGCTCGGCGTCGCTGTTCTGCGTCTTCACTTACATCGCGCCCACGCTCGAGAAGGTTACGGCGATCTCTCCCCATGGGGTGACGCTGGTGCTCCTGCTCTTTGGCATCGGCATCACGGTTGGTAACCTGGCGGGTGGCGCGTTAAGCGACTGGCGGCCGATGCGTTTCCTGGTGATGTCGCTCCTGGCGCTCTTGCTGGCGCTAACCTGTCTCTATTTCGCCGAGCCATTCGCGGTGCCGATGGTGGTCTCGGTCCTGGTTTGGGGGGCGCTGGTGTTTGCGGCGGGAACCCCGCTGCAGGCGCGTATCGTCGAACAAGCATCGGCTGCGCCAAACCTCGCCTCGACGCTAAACCAGGGCGCGTTCAACCTGGGCAATGCGAGTGGAGCGACCTTGGGCGGCGCGCTGCTCACGGCGGGGTTCAGCTATCGGCAACTCCCGATTGCGAGCGGGATCGTGACCGTCTGCATGCTCGTGCTGGCGCTATGGTCGGCCCATCTGGATCGAAAGCATCGGGTGGCGTTGGAAGCCGGCGAATTGACGCTTGGCTAG
- a CDS encoding acyl-CoA mutase large subunit family protein, whose translation MRDQPFFTQQDLDDANFDPHRDLGEPGQFPYTRGIQPTMYRGRLWTMRQYAGMGDAEASNLRYKFLLANGTAGLSVAFDLPTQIGYDSDDPMALGEVGKVGVAIDSIEDMERLFAGIPLDKISTSMTINSTASILLALYVAVARRHNIPLGKLSGTVQNDVLKEYIARGTYIYPVHHALRIVTDMLAWTTTNVPEWNTISISGYHMREAGSTAAQELAFTLANAIAYVQTALDAGMEIDAFAPRLSFFFNAHNDLFEEIAKFRAARRLWAHIMRDRFAAKNPRSWMLRFHTQTAGSTLTAQQPENNIVRTTLQALAAVLGGTQSLHTNGYDEALALPTEEAARIALRTQQILAHESGVAQSIDPLAGSYFLESLTNDIERQVQEYFAQIEAMSGMLKAIERGWVQQEIQNAAYRHQQQVDSGEVVVVGVNRYSQEEDPDIPTQTIDENLERQQVDRVRALRLRRNQQRCQSAIDAVTDAARNGANLMPAILEAVESCATVGEIAGAMRKVFGEYRESVVV comes from the coding sequence ATGCGTGACCAGCCCTTCTTCACCCAGCAAGATCTTGACGACGCTAATTTCGATCCACACCGGGATTTAGGGGAGCCGGGTCAATTTCCCTACACACGTGGCATCCAGCCCACCATGTACCGCGGCCGGCTGTGGACCATGCGCCAATATGCCGGAATGGGCGATGCCGAGGCCTCGAACCTACGCTACAAGTTTTTGCTCGCCAACGGCACCGCCGGGCTCTCCGTGGCATTCGATCTCCCCACCCAGATCGGGTACGACTCCGATGATCCGATGGCGCTCGGCGAAGTCGGCAAAGTCGGCGTCGCTATTGACTCCATCGAAGACATGGAGCGGCTCTTCGCCGGCATCCCCCTGGACAAAATCTCCACCTCGATGACCATCAACTCGACGGCCAGCATCCTGCTTGCTCTCTACGTTGCTGTTGCTAGACGACACAACATCCCCCTCGGAAAACTCTCCGGTACTGTACAAAATGACGTCTTGAAGGAATACATCGCTCGCGGCACCTACATCTACCCGGTACATCACGCGCTGCGCATCGTCACCGACATGCTCGCCTGGACCACGACAAACGTGCCTGAATGGAACACCATCTCCATCTCCGGCTACCACATGCGCGAAGCTGGCTCGACCGCCGCGCAAGAACTCGCCTTCACCCTGGCCAACGCGATCGCCTACGTCCAAACCGCCCTCGATGCCGGCATGGAGATCGACGCTTTTGCGCCGCGCCTCTCCTTCTTCTTTAATGCGCATAACGATCTTTTCGAAGAGATAGCCAAGTTCCGCGCCGCTCGCCGCCTCTGGGCGCACATCATGCGCGACCGCTTCGCCGCCAAGAATCCGCGCTCCTGGATGCTCCGCTTCCACACCCAGACGGCCGGTTCGACACTCACCGCACAGCAACCTGAGAACAACATCGTCCGCACCACGCTGCAAGCGCTTGCGGCGGTGCTTGGAGGCACGCAATCCCTGCACACCAATGGCTACGACGAAGCCCTGGCCCTCCCTACCGAGGAGGCCGCCCGCATCGCCCTCCGCACTCAGCAGATCCTCGCCCACGAGTCCGGAGTCGCGCAAAGCATCGATCCCCTCGCCGGCTCTTATTTCCTCGAGTCGTTAACTAACGACATTGAGCGCCAGGTGCAGGAGTACTTTGCCCAGATAGAAGCCATGAGCGGCATGTTAAAGGCGATCGAACGAGGCTGGGTGCAGCAGGAGATCCAGAACGCCGCTTATCGTCACCAGCAACAAGTCGACTCCGGAGAAGTAGTCGTCGTCGGAGTCAATCGCTACTCCCAAGAAGAAGACCCGGACATCCCCACACAAACAATTGACGAGAACCTGGAACGCCAGCAGGTGGATAGAGTTCGCGCCCTGCGGCTTCGCCGGAACCAGCAGCGTTGTCAATCTGCAATCGACGCTGTGACAGATGCCGCCCGCAATGGAGCCAACCTGATGCCGGCGATTCTAGAAGCCGTAGAAAGCTGCGCTACCGTTGGCGAGATCGCTGGGGCGATGCGGAAGGTGTTCGGCGAATACCGGGAGAGTGTGGTTGTCTAG